The following coding sequences lie in one Oceanicola sp. 502str15 genomic window:
- the tuf gene encoding elongation factor Tu: MAKEKFERNKPHVNIGTIGHVDHGKTTLTAAITKQFGDFKAYDEIDGAPEEKARGITISTAHVEYETDARHYAHVDCPGHADYVKNMITGAAQMDGAILVVNAADGPMPQTREHILLGRQVGIPKMVVFMNKVDQVDDEELLELVEMEIRELLSSYDYPGDDIPIIAGSALAALEGRDDNIGAEKIAELMKAVDDYIDTPERAVDQPFLMPIEDVFSISGRGTVVTGRIERGVVNVGDELEIVGIKDTTKTTCTGVEMFRKLLDRGEAGDNIGALLRGIDREAVERGQVLCKPGSVTPHTKFEAEAYILTKEEGGRHTPFFANYRPQFYFRTTDVTGTVTLKEGTEMVMPGDNVSFTVELIAPIAMEDGLRFAIREGGRTVGAGVVSKIIE, from the coding sequence ATGGCTAAGGAAAAGTTTGAACGTAACAAGCCGCATGTGAACATCGGCACGATCGGTCACGTTGACCACGGCAAGACGACGCTGACGGCTGCGATCACCAAGCAGTTTGGCGACTTCAAGGCCTATGACGAGATCGACGGCGCGCCCGAAGAGAAGGCCCGCGGCATCACCATCTCGACCGCCCACGTGGAGTACGAGACCGACGCGCGTCACTACGCCCACGTCGACTGCCCCGGCCACGCCGACTACGTGAAGAACATGATCACCGGTGCCGCCCAGATGGACGGCGCGATCCTGGTCGTGAACGCCGCCGACGGCCCGATGCCCCAGACCCGCGAGCACATCCTGCTCGGCCGTCAGGTTGGCATCCCGAAGATGGTTGTCTTCATGAACAAGGTCGACCAGGTCGACGACGAAGAGCTGCTCGAGCTGGTCGAAATGGAGATCCGCGAGCTGCTGTCGTCCTACGACTACCCGGGCGACGACATTCCGATCATCGCCGGTTCGGCCCTGGCCGCCCTCGAAGGCCGTGACGACAACATCGGCGCCGAGAAGATCGCCGAGCTGATGAAGGCCGTCGACGACTACATCGACACCCCCGAGCGCGCTGTCGACCAGCCGTTCCTGATGCCGATCGAAGACGTGTTCTCGATCTCCGGTCGTGGCACGGTTGTGACCGGCCGCATCGAGCGTGGCGTTGTGAACGTGGGCGACGAACTCGAAATCGTCGGCATCAAGGACACCACCAAGACGACCTGCACCGGTGTGGAAATGTTCCGCAAGCTGCTGGATCGTGGTGAGGCCGGCGACAACATCGGCGCGCTGCTGCGTGGTATCGACCGTGAAGCCGTTGAGCGGGGCCAGGTGCTCTGCAAGCCGGGTTCGGTCACGCCGCACACCAAGTTCGAGGCGGAAGCCTACATCCTCACCAAAGAGGAAGGTGGCCGTCACACGCCGTTCTTCGCGAACTACCGCCCGCAGTTCTACTTCCGCACCACGGACGTGACCGGGACGGTGACGCTGAAGGAAGGCACCGAGATGGTCATGCCCGGCGACAACGTGAGCTTCACCGTTGAGCTGATCGCCCCGATCGCCATGGAAGACGGCCTCCGCTTCGCCATCCGCGAAGGCGGCCGCACCGTCGGCGCCGGCGTTGTGTCGAAGATCATCGAGTGA
- a CDS encoding electron transfer flavoprotein subunit beta/FixA family protein: MKVLVPVKRVIDYNVKVRVKSDGSGVDLANVKMSMNPFDEIAVEEAIRLKEAGTAEEVVAVSIGVKQAQETLRTALAMGADRAILVVAADDVHQDIEPLAVAKILAKVVEEEQPGLVLAGKQAIDNDMNATGQMLSALLGWSQATFASEVKVEGDSAVVTREVDGGLQTIKVKMPAIVTVDLRLNEPRYASLPNIMKAKKKPLDEKTAADYGVDVSPRLEVVKTSEPETRQAGEIVADVDALVAKLKEKGVI; encoded by the coding sequence ATGAAGGTGCTTGTGCCTGTGAAACGGGTGATCGACTACAATGTGAAAGTCCGTGTCAAATCGGACGGAAGCGGTGTCGATCTTGCCAATGTGAAGATGTCGATGAACCCGTTCGACGAGATCGCCGTCGAAGAGGCGATCCGCCTCAAGGAGGCCGGAACCGCCGAAGAGGTCGTGGCCGTCTCCATCGGCGTGAAGCAGGCGCAGGAAACGCTGCGCACCGCACTCGCCATGGGCGCCGACCGGGCGATCCTGGTCGTGGCCGCCGATGATGTGCATCAGGACATCGAGCCGCTCGCCGTCGCCAAGATCCTCGCCAAGGTCGTCGAAGAAGAACAGCCGGGCCTCGTGCTCGCCGGCAAGCAGGCGATCGACAACGACATGAACGCCACCGGCCAGATGCTTTCGGCCCTGCTCGGCTGGAGCCAGGCCACCTTCGCCTCCGAGGTGAAGGTCGAGGGGGACAGCGCCGTTGTGACCCGCGAGGTCGATGGCGGCCTGCAGACCATCAAGGTGAAGATGCCCGCCATCGTCACCGTCGATCTGCGCCTCAACGAGCCGCGCTACGCGTCGCTGCCCAACATCATGAAGGCCAAGAAGAAGCCCTTGGACGAAAAGACCGCCGCCGACTACGGCGTCGACGTCTCCCCGCGCCTCGAAGTGGTGAAAACCTCCGAGCCCGAAACCCGCCAGGCAGGCGAGATCGTGGCCGATGTCGATGCGCTGGTGGCGAAACTCAAAGAAAAGGGGGTTATCTGA
- a CDS encoding electron transfer flavoprotein subunit alpha/FixB family protein codes for MAVLLLAEVTDGELAMDATAKAVSAAKSLGDVTVLCAGASASAAGEAAAKIDGVAEVLVAEDASLGHRLAEPTAALIVSLAGDYSHIVAPATTDAKNVMPRVAALLDVMILSDVSGVVDADTFERPIYAGNAIQTVKSKDEKKVITFRTSTFDAAGEGGSASVETASAADNPGLSEWVEDKVAESDRPELTSAGIVVSGGRGVGSEEDFALIEKLADKLGAAVGASRAAVDSGFAPNDWQVGQTGKVVAPDLYVAVGISGAIQHLAGMKDSKVIVAINKDEEAPIFQVADYGLVADLFTAVPELIEKL; via the coding sequence ATGGCTGTTCTCCTTCTTGCCGAAGTGACCGATGGCGAGCTGGCGATGGACGCCACCGCCAAGGCCGTCTCTGCTGCCAAATCTCTGGGTGATGTGACCGTGCTCTGCGCCGGGGCCTCTGCCTCTGCCGCCGGTGAGGCCGCTGCCAAGATTGACGGCGTGGCCGAGGTGCTCGTCGCCGAAGACGCTTCGCTGGGCCACCGTCTTGCCGAGCCGACCGCCGCGCTGATCGTCTCGCTTGCGGGTGACTACTCGCACATCGTCGCCCCCGCCACGACCGATGCAAAGAACGTGATGCCCCGCGTCGCCGCCCTGCTCGATGTGATGATCCTTTCGGACGTGTCCGGCGTTGTCGACGCCGACACCTTCGAGCGTCCGATCTACGCCGGGAACGCGATCCAGACCGTGAAGTCGAAGGATGAAAAGAAGGTTATCACCTTCCGAACCTCCACCTTCGACGCCGCCGGTGAGGGCGGTTCGGCCTCAGTCGAAACCGCCTCCGCAGCCGACAACCCCGGCCTCTCCGAATGGGTCGAAGACAAGGTGGCCGAGAGCGACCGCCCCGAGCTAACCTCCGCCGGCATCGTCGTCTCCGGCGGCCGTGGCGTGGGCTCGGAAGAGGACTTCGCGCTGATCGAGAAGCTCGCCGACAAGCTCGGCGCCGCCGTGGGTGCCTCGCGCGCCGCGGTCGACTCGGGCTTCGCCCCGAACGACTGGCAGGTCGGCCAGACCGGCAAGGTGGTCGCCCCCGACCTCTACGTCGCCGTTGGTATCTCGGGTGCGATCCAGCACCTCGCGGGCATGAAGGACAGCAAGGTGATCGTGGCGATCAACAAGGACGAAGAGGCCCCGATCTTCCAGGTCGCCGACTACGGCCTCGTCGCCGACCTCTTCACCGCCGTCCCCGAGCTGATCGAAAAGCTCTGA
- a CDS encoding M48 family metalloprotease: MADPTTPLPAFAVSARYFDGQSAGARVVRGVAEQMKGRLQIVDEESGRLLEEWPLEELRMIRDPGFGDGIVFFREGHDEARLNVASAQDAAALEAVAPNLRKVSVAKGTTRKVLFWTGGAVAALLLILFVILPTLSDTLAGLISPEQEETIGTTVVAQMEGMLGSHNGSGFCTSDAGQAALDKMAERLTGHIELPYPLKLKVIRHPMVNAFAAPGGHIVIVSGLLDKADSPEEVAGVLAHEIGHVYNRDPLRITLRTAGSAGILSMILGDFAGGALVLVISQQLMQASFSREAEAGADVFAFEALREAELPTEGIARFFEKLRDRYGDSEGAMEYLASHPNLASRAIAARAAESRGKDDFEPVLSAAEWDALKVICK, translated from the coding sequence GTGGCCGACCCGACCACGCCCCTTCCGGCCTTCGCCGTCTCTGCCCGTTACTTCGACGGGCAGAGTGCCGGTGCCCGGGTGGTGCGCGGGGTGGCCGAGCAGATGAAGGGGCGGCTCCAGATCGTCGACGAGGAAAGCGGGCGGCTGCTCGAGGAGTGGCCGCTCGAGGAGCTGCGGATGATCCGCGATCCGGGCTTTGGCGACGGCATCGTGTTCTTCCGCGAGGGCCATGACGAGGCGCGGCTCAACGTGGCCTCGGCCCAGGATGCGGCGGCGCTGGAAGCCGTGGCCCCCAACCTGCGCAAGGTCTCGGTGGCCAAGGGCACGACGCGCAAGGTGCTGTTCTGGACCGGCGGTGCGGTGGCGGCCCTGCTGCTCATTCTGTTCGTGATCCTGCCCACCCTCTCCGACACGCTTGCCGGGCTGATCTCGCCCGAGCAGGAAGAGACCATCGGCACCACGGTCGTGGCACAGATGGAGGGGATGCTGGGCAGCCACAACGGCTCGGGTTTCTGCACCAGCGACGCGGGGCAGGCCGCGCTCGACAAGATGGCCGAGCGGCTGACCGGCCATATCGAGCTGCCCTATCCGCTGAAGCTCAAGGTGATCCGCCACCCGATGGTGAACGCCTTCGCCGCGCCGGGCGGGCATATCGTGATCGTCTCCGGCTTGCTCGACAAGGCCGACAGCCCCGAAGAGGTGGCCGGGGTGCTGGCCCATGAAATCGGCCATGTCTACAACCGCGACCCGCTGCGCATCACCCTGCGCACGGCGGGTTCGGCGGGTATTCTCTCCATGATCCTCGGGGACTTCGCCGGCGGTGCACTGGTGCTGGTGATCTCGCAACAGCTGATGCAGGCCAGTTTCTCGCGGGAGGCGGAGGCGGGGGCGGATGTCTTTGCCTTCGAGGCGCTGCGCGAGGCCGAGCTGCCGACCGAGGGGATCGCCCGCTTCTTCGAAAAGCTGCGCGACCGCTACGGCGACAGCGAGGGCGCGATGGAATATCTCGCCTCGCACCCCAACCTCGCCAGCCGCGCCATCGCCGCGCGGGCGGCCGAAAGCCGGGGCAAGGATGACTTCGAGCCGGTTCTCAGCGCCGCGGAATGGGATGCGCTGAAAGTGATCTGCAAATGA
- a CDS encoding YjgN family protein — protein sequence MSYTDAPLVEEDVLHGAYRGEGGRLFWLALGTGMLTLLTLGIYRFWAKARIRRYLWSATAPGGNPFEYTGTGLEKFLGFLVAVVILAAYLGILNVLLLFAGFSIIIGGDPADPMVALQQILVLYINLFALIPLIYFAQYRARRYLLSRTRWRGVRFGAEKGAWGYTWRGCLLALVSAFTLGLLSPLATFKLEKYTWDRTWYGDAKFSQGGKWTSLYRAMIHVIIGVVLFIGAAVLMVMDEQLALLGFVIFFVAYIWLIIGFIYYQVHAWRILAAHKVLGDDIRFRSLPRTGTIIGTYIVGTIAVSLLTAIALIPVGFLIAGFASVLGGGANPNDLFGSPQGILFIAIIAFAYIFAIVFAGALSMVFITQPILRHYVEETAVIGATKLDAIRQRVGDDVVDAEGFADALDVGAAF from the coding sequence ATGAGTTACACTGATGCACCGCTGGTGGAGGAAGACGTTCTGCACGGCGCGTACCGGGGTGAAGGGGGCCGCCTGTTCTGGCTCGCCCTCGGCACCGGAATGCTGACCCTGCTGACGCTGGGGATCTACCGCTTCTGGGCAAAGGCCCGCATTCGCCGCTACCTGTGGAGCGCCACGGCGCCGGGCGGCAACCCGTTTGAATACACCGGTACAGGGCTGGAGAAGTTTCTGGGCTTCCTCGTCGCGGTTGTGATCCTCGCCGCCTATCTCGGAATTCTCAACGTGCTGCTGCTCTTTGCCGGCTTCTCGATCATCATCGGCGGAGATCCGGCGGACCCGATGGTGGCCCTGCAGCAGATCCTGGTTCTCTACATCAACCTCTTCGCGCTGATCCCGCTGATCTACTTTGCCCAGTATCGTGCCCGCCGCTACCTGCTCAGCCGCACCCGCTGGCGCGGCGTGCGTTTCGGCGCCGAGAAGGGCGCCTGGGGCTACACCTGGCGCGGTTGCCTGCTGGCGCTGGTCAGCGCCTTCACGCTGGGCCTGCTCAGCCCGCTCGCCACCTTCAAGCTCGAGAAATACACCTGGGACCGCACATGGTACGGCGATGCCAAGTTCAGCCAGGGCGGAAAGTGGACAAGCCTCTACCGGGCGATGATCCATGTGATCATCGGGGTCGTGCTGTTCATCGGTGCCGCGGTGCTGATGGTGATGGACGAGCAGCTTGCGCTGCTGGGCTTCGTGATCTTCTTCGTTGCCTACATCTGGCTCATCATCGGATTCATCTACTACCAGGTTCACGCATGGCGCATCCTTGCCGCCCACAAGGTGCTGGGCGATGACATCCGTTTCCGCTCGCTGCCGCGCACCGGCACGATCATCGGCACCTACATCGTCGGCACCATCGCGGTGTCGCTGCTGACGGCGATTGCGCTGATCCCGGTGGGCTTCCTGATTGCAGGCTTTGCCTCGGTTCTGGGCGGCGGCGCCAACCCCAATGACCTGTTCGGCAGCCCGCAGGGCATCCTGTTCATTGCGATCATCGCCTTTGCCTATATCTTCGCAATCGTCTTTGCCGGTGCGCTGTCGATGGTGTTCATCACCCAGCCGATCCTGCGCCACTACGTGGAGGAAACCGCGGTGATCGGAGCGACCAAGCTCGACGCGATCCGCCAGCGTGTGGGCGATGACGTGGTGGATGCCGAAGGCTTTGCCGATGCGCTCGATGTTGGCGCCGCCTTCTAG
- a CDS encoding cob(I)yrinic acid a,c-diamide adenosyltransferase, which produces MVVLNKIYTRTGDKGDTALGTGDRVAKHSARVSAYGTSDELNSVVGMARLHAEGDMDARLATIQNDLFDLGADLCRPGLAQDDAAEYPPLRMIEAQVTRLEAEIDAMNAGLEALRSFILPGGTPLAAHLHLARTTCRRAERLATELAEAEPDDVNSHAIRYLNRLSDWFFVAARVANGGEDVLWVPGGSR; this is translated from the coding sequence ATGGTTGTTCTGAACAAGATCTACACCCGCACCGGCGACAAGGGCGACACGGCCCTTGGCACCGGCGACCGGGTGGCAAAGCATTCTGCACGCGTGTCGGCCTATGGCACTTCCGACGAGCTGAACTCGGTCGTGGGCATGGCCCGCCTTCATGCAGAGGGCGACATGGATGCGCGCCTTGCCACGATCCAGAACGACCTGTTCGACCTTGGCGCCGACCTCTGCCGCCCGGGGCTGGCACAGGATGACGCCGCCGAATATCCGCCCCTTCGGATGATCGAGGCACAGGTCACGCGGCTGGAAGCCGAGATCGACGCCATGAACGCCGGGCTCGAGGCGCTGCGCAGCTTCATTCTGCCCGGCGGCACCCCGCTCGCCGCCCACCTGCACCTCGCCCGCACCACCTGCCGGCGTGCCGAGCGGCTTGCCACCGAACTGGCCGAGGCCGAGCCCGATGACGTGAACAGCCACGCCATCCGCTACCTGAACCGCCTGAGCGACTGGTTCTTCGTGGCCGCCCGCGTGGCCAATGGCGGCGAAGACGTGCTCTGGGTCCCTGGCGGAAGCCGCTGA
- a CDS encoding DNA topoisomerase IV subunit A — MDNEADTPNIEPNERAEPLRRAIGERYLTYALSTIMHRALPDARDGLKPVHRRILYAMRRLRLSPTGGFLKSAKISGDTMGDFHPHGNQAIYDAMARLAQDFAVRYPLVDGQGNFGNIDGDMPAAERYTEARMTAAAEALLEGLDENTVNFRDNYDGRLQEPEVLPAAFPNLLANGSSGIAVGMATNIPPHNIDELVQACQHLLKTPDVRDDTLLNYVKGPDFPTGGVIVEPPESIAETYRTGRGAVRLRCRYEVEDLGRGQWQIVVTEIPYQVQKSKLIEKIAELIQLKKLPILGDVRDESAEDIRLVIEPRSKNVDPEILMGMLYRNSDLEVRFSLNMNVLIDGRTPKVCSLKELLRAFLDHRREVLERRSRHRLEKIDNRLEVLEGLMIAFLNLDRVIDIIRYDDEPKRALMAEDWSVKRARATDERDYVSPIGPGTPEEPQDGLTEVQTEAILNMRLRSLRRLEEMELKNEQDALMREREALQDLLESPELQWNRISDELKEVREKFGAKAEGGARRTTFAEAGVVEDVPIEAMIDREPITVVCSQMGWIRAMKGHIDLSQELKFKDGDGPRFAFHAETTDKLLLLGANGRFYTLPGSQLPGGRGMGEPVRLMVDLPNEAEIVALFAQVPGQKLLLASTAGDGFVVNSDEVVAQTRAGKQSLNVKDGVTALVCRPVQGDHVAAVGENRKVLVFGLDELPEMARGKGVRLQRYKDGGLSDAVTFALEDGLSWKDPAGRTRTETDLAEWIGKRASSGRMAPRGFPRDNKFTN; from the coding sequence ATGGATAACGAGGCAGACACCCCCAATATCGAGCCAAACGAGAGGGCCGAACCCCTCCGCCGGGCGATAGGCGAGCGCTATTTGACCTATGCGCTCTCGACCATCATGCACCGCGCGCTGCCGGATGCGCGTGACGGGCTGAAGCCGGTTCACCGGCGAATCCTCTACGCGATGCGCCGGCTGCGGCTTTCGCCGACCGGAGGGTTCCTGAAATCGGCCAAGATCAGCGGCGACACGATGGGCGATTTCCACCCGCACGGGAACCAGGCGATCTATGACGCCATGGCCCGTCTGGCGCAGGATTTTGCCGTGCGCTACCCGCTGGTCGACGGGCAAGGCAACTTCGGCAACATCGACGGCGACATGCCTGCCGCCGAGCGCTACACCGAGGCCCGGATGACCGCCGCCGCCGAGGCGCTGCTGGAAGGGCTGGACGAGAACACCGTCAACTTCCGCGACAATTACGATGGCCGGTTGCAGGAGCCCGAGGTTCTGCCCGCCGCCTTCCCGAACCTGCTGGCCAACGGCTCCAGCGGCATTGCCGTGGGGATGGCCACCAATATTCCGCCCCACAACATCGACGAGCTGGTGCAGGCCTGCCAACATCTGCTGAAAACGCCGGATGTGCGTGACGACACGCTGCTGAACTACGTCAAGGGCCCCGATTTCCCCACCGGGGGCGTCATCGTGGAGCCGCCCGAGAGCATTGCTGAGACCTATCGCACAGGTCGCGGTGCGGTGCGGCTGCGTTGCCGCTACGAGGTGGAAGACCTTGGCCGGGGGCAGTGGCAGATCGTTGTCACAGAGATCCCCTATCAGGTGCAGAAGTCCAAGCTGATCGAGAAGATCGCGGAGCTGATCCAGCTGAAGAAGCTGCCGATTCTGGGCGATGTACGCGACGAAAGCGCCGAGGACATCCGGCTGGTGATCGAGCCGCGCTCGAAGAACGTCGATCCGGAAATCCTGATGGGGATGCTTTATCGCAACTCCGACCTCGAGGTGCGCTTCAGCCTTAACATGAACGTGCTGATCGACGGGCGCACGCCCAAGGTCTGCTCGCTCAAGGAGCTTCTGCGCGCCTTCCTCGACCATCGCCGCGAAGTGCTGGAACGCCGCTCGCGTCACCGGCTGGAGAAGATCGACAACCGCCTCGAAGTGCTCGAAGGCCTGATGATCGCCTTCCTCAACCTCGACCGCGTGATCGACATCATCCGCTATGATGATGAGCCCAAGCGGGCGCTGATGGCCGAGGACTGGTCGGTCAAGCGGGCGCGGGCGACGGATGAGCGCGATTACGTCAGCCCGATCGGCCCCGGCACGCCGGAAGAGCCGCAGGACGGGCTGACCGAGGTGCAGACCGAGGCGATTCTCAACATGCGGCTGCGCAGCTTGCGCCGCCTCGAAGAGATGGAGCTGAAGAACGAGCAGGACGCGCTGATGCGCGAGCGCGAGGCGCTGCAGGATCTGCTCGAAAGCCCCGAGCTTCAGTGGAACCGCATCAGCGACGAGCTGAAGGAGGTGCGTGAGAAGTTTGGCGCCAAGGCGGAAGGCGGGGCCCGGCGCACCACCTTTGCCGAGGCGGGCGTGGTCGAAGACGTGCCGATCGAGGCGATGATCGACCGCGAGCCGATCACGGTCGTCTGCTCGCAGATGGGCTGGATCCGGGCGATGAAGGGCCATATCGACCTGAGCCAGGAGCTGAAGTTCAAGGATGGCGACGGCCCGCGCTTTGCGTTTCACGCCGAAACCACCGACAAGCTGCTGCTGCTTGGCGCCAACGGGCGGTTCTACACGCTGCCCGGCTCCCAGCTACCCGGCGGGCGCGGCATGGGCGAGCCGGTGCGGCTGATGGTCGATCTGCCCAACGAGGCCGAGATCGTGGCGCTCTTCGCCCAGGTTCCGGGGCAGAAGCTGCTGCTGGCCTCCACTGCGGGCGATGGCTTTGTGGTCAACTCCGACGAGGTGGTCGCGCAGACCCGTGCGGGCAAGCAGTCGCTGAACGTGAAGGATGGCGTCACGGCGCTGGTGTGCCGTCCGGTGCAGGGCGATCACGTGGCCGCCGTGGGCGAAAACCGCAAGGTGCTGGTCTTCGGCCTCGACGAGCTGCCCGAGATGGCACGCGGCAAGGGCGTGCGGCTGCAGCGCTACAAGGATGGCGGCCTTTCCGACGCCGTGACTTTCGCGCTGGAAGACGGTCTGAGCTGGAAAGACCCGGCCGGGCGCACCCGCACCGAAACCGACCTTGCCGAATGGATCGGCAAACGCGCCTCCTCGGGCCGCATGGCTCCCCGCGGATTTCCAAGGGACAATAAATTTACCAACTGA
- a CDS encoding SH3 domain-containing protein, with amino-acid sequence MVVALLALIFGSMAIVGNGPDVAMGSDESELTAEELAALDSSTNVAPEAVTKAEDTPVILAATQAEPVAEPEPAPVLEASLGEATDAAVQAALAETEPTEPEATDAVDLTTVGVVVGQRVNVRSGPSTGNGVIGQVVQNQEVEILGYEDNGWARILLGDEEGYMSGDFLREMPQG; translated from the coding sequence ATGGTTGTGGCGCTGCTGGCGCTGATCTTCGGGTCGATGGCGATCGTGGGCAATGGCCCCGATGTTGCCATGGGTTCGGACGAGTCAGAGCTGACAGCCGAGGAGCTTGCCGCTCTGGACAGCTCCACCAATGTCGCCCCGGAAGCCGTGACCAAGGCCGAAGACACCCCTGTGATTCTGGCCGCAACCCAGGCCGAACCCGTTGCCGAACCCGAGCCGGCGCCGGTGCTCGAAGCATCGCTCGGCGAGGCCACCGACGCCGCCGTGCAAGCCGCCTTGGCAGAGACCGAACCGACCGAACCCGAAGCCACCGACGCCGTAGACCTGACCACCGTGGGCGTGGTTGTGGGCCAGCGCGTCAACGTGCGCTCCGGCCCTTCCACCGGCAACGGGGTGATCGGGCAGGTCGTGCAGAACCAGGAAGTCGAAATCCTGGGCTACGAAGACAACGGCTGGGCGCGCATCCTTCTGGGCGACGAAGAAGGCTACATGTCGGGCGATTTCCTTCGCGAAATGCCTCAGGGCTGA
- a CDS encoding SDR family NAD(P)-dependent oxidoreductase: MSQKTILITGCSTGIGYDAAHGLRDAGWRVFATCRQQKDVERLKGEGFESLLLDHQDTASMEAAVSTVLEATGGTLDALFNNGAYGLVGPLEDVPTDGLRDLFESNFFGYHTMIRLVLPAMRAQGHGRILNCSSVLGFMAMRWRGPYVASKFALEGLSDVLRLEMSDANIDVVLIEPGPIRTEFRRNAIAKFEQWVDWKASPRRGQYESELLDQLYKRSDKPEPFELGPEAVTQAVLKALTARSPRARYRITTPTRIMALAKRLLPTRVQDWAIRKI, from the coding sequence ATGAGCCAGAAAACCATCCTCATCACCGGCTGTTCAACCGGAATCGGGTATGACGCCGCCCATGGTCTGCGCGACGCCGGCTGGCGCGTGTTCGCCACCTGCCGCCAGCAAAAGGACGTGGAGCGCCTGAAAGGCGAGGGCTTCGAGAGCCTTCTGCTCGATCATCAGGACACCGCAAGCATGGAAGCCGCCGTATCGACCGTGCTCGAAGCCACCGGCGGCACGCTCGATGCGCTTTTCAACAACGGTGCCTATGGTCTCGTCGGCCCGCTGGAAGATGTGCCCACCGACGGTCTGCGCGACCTCTTCGAAAGCAACTTCTTCGGCTATCACACCATGATCCGCCTCGTGCTGCCCGCCATGCGCGCGCAGGGGCATGGCCGCATTCTCAACTGCTCCTCCGTGCTCGGCTTCATGGCGATGCGGTGGCGCGGCCCCTACGTCGCCTCGAAATTCGCACTGGAAGGGCTTTCCGATGTGCTCCGGCTCGAAATGTCAGACGCCAATATCGACGTCGTGCTGATCGAGCCCGGCCCGATCCGCACCGAGTTTCGCCGCAACGCTATCGCCAAGTTCGAGCAATGGGTGGACTGGAAGGCCTCTCCGCGTCGCGGCCAATACGAATCCGAGCTGCTGGACCAGCTCTACAAGCGCAGCGACAAGCCCGAGCCCTTCGAGCTTGGCCCCGAAGCCGTGACCCAGGCCGTGCTTAAGGCCCTCACCGCCCGCAGCCCCCGCGCCCGTTACCGCATCACCACGCCCACCCGCATCATGGCGCTGGCCAAACGCCTGCTGCCGACGCGGGTGCAGGATTGGGCGATTCGCAAGATCTGA
- a CDS encoding (2Fe-2S)-binding protein: MSISFKLNGEAVSVDAPEDMPLLWVIRDRLKLTGTKFGCGVASCGACTVHVDGEPTRSCQTWISDVEGLEVTTIEGINGGVAEAVQAAWRANDVVQCGYCQSGQMMQAIGLLSENATPTDEDIDDYMGGNVCRCATYVRIRAAIHDAAKQMEG; the protein is encoded by the coding sequence ATGTCTATTTCCTTCAAACTCAATGGCGAGGCGGTCAGCGTTGACGCGCCGGAGGACATGCCGCTCCTCTGGGTGATCCGCGATCGCCTCAAGCTCACCGGCACCAAGTTCGGCTGCGGCGTGGCCTCCTGCGGGGCCTGCACCGTGCATGTGGATGGCGAGCCGACGCGCTCCTGCCAGACCTGGATTTCCGATGTGGAGGGGCTCGAAGTCACTACCATCGAGGGGATCAACGGCGGTGTCGCCGAGGCGGTGCAGGCGGCCTGGCGGGCCAATGACGTGGTGCAATGCGGCTACTGCCAATCGGGTCAGATGATGCAGGCGATCGGCCTGCTCAGCGAAAACGCCACCCCCACCGACGAAGACATCGACGACTACATGGGCGGCAACGTCTGCCGTTGCGCCACCTACGTGCGGATCCGCGCGGCGATCCATGATGCAGCCAAGCAGATGGAGGGTTAA
- a CDS encoding twin transmembrane helix small protein: MLNDPLFILVAVACLIVVAILLFGIGGFAKGGDFNRKHANKVMRWRIGAQAVAIVLILLFVWLRRGG, from the coding sequence ATGCTCAACGATCCGCTCTTCATCCTCGTCGCCGTGGCCTGCCTCATCGTGGTGGCCATCCTGCTGTTCGGCATCGGCGGGTTTGCCAAGGGTGGCGACTTCAACAGGAAACACGCAAACAAGGTCATGCGGTGGCGGATCGGGGCGCAGGCAGTCGCCATCGTGCTGATCCTGCTGTTCGTCTGGCTGCGCCGAGGAGGCTGA